A stretch of the Notamacropus eugenii isolate mMacEug1 chromosome 2, mMacEug1.pri_v2, whole genome shotgun sequence genome encodes the following:
- the EHHADH gene encoding peroxisomal bifunctional enzyme, whose amino-acid sequence MAHYTLLDNSLAVIRFRNPPLNTFSKPVVDGLLESLRKAETDPAVKAIVICGADGKFSAGADIRGFSDPQRPASLLATLVDSIQNLEKPSVAAIQDLALGGGLELALGCHYRIANAKARIGFPEVTLGLLPGARGTQLLPRLIGIPASLDLITSGRHILAPEALKLGILDKIANSDPIEEAINLARKVSGLPVGSRRLNTRQVQKLPNMDMIFQEALLKMRRQYPGCISRETCVRAVQASVQYPYDEGKEKEKEMFLYLLSTGQAKALQYAFFAEKSVGKWLTPSGASWKTSSPQSVSSAAVVGLGTMGRGIVICLLKANIPVIAMEQNEKQLDQAKKVITSLLEREVSKRKRSGQEWKPPRLQFTTSLDEVAGVDLVIEAVFEEMGLKKQIFGKLSAKCKPSTFLCTNTSALDVDEIALSTSHPQQVIGTHFFAPAHLMNLLEVIPSRYSSPTAIATVMSLAKAMNKVGVVVGNCFGFVGNRMLYSFSEQNNFLIEDGSQPAEVDQALEEFGFRMGPFRVSDLSGLDVGWNLRKNRGLTGPAIAPGTPMRQRDGRRYCPIPDILYEHGRFGQKTGKGWYLYDKPMGRISKPDPWLSKFLSEYRQNHHIEPRVITSDEIVERTVYSLINEGFRILEEGMAAGPEHIDVIYNNGYGWPRHKGGPMFYASVVGLPTIVEKLQKYYQKNQDIPKLEPCNLLKKLASQGNPPLQEWQRLGGLHSSKL is encoded by the exons ATGGCCCACTACACGCTTTTGGACAACTCTCTGGCTGTGATCCGCTTCCGGAACCCTCCTTTGAACACCTTTAG tAAGCCTGTGGTCGATGGCCTGCTCGAGAGCTTGAGGAAAGCCGAGACTGACCCGGCTGTGAAAGCCATCGTCATCTGTGGAGCAGATGGAAAGTTCTCTGCAG GTGCTGACATTAGAGGCTTTAGCGACCCCCAAAGGCCAGCCAGTTTATTAGCCACACTGGTTGACAGTATACAGAACTTGGAGAAGCCTTCGGTGGCTGCCATCCAGGACCTGGCTCTGGGAGGAGGCCTGGAACTGGCGCTGGGTTGTCACTACAGGATTGCTAATGCCAAG GCTCGAATTGGTTTCCCAGAAGTCACCCTTGGACTTCTCCCTGGTGCAAGAGGGACCCAGCTTCTCCCCAGGCTCATTGGGATACCTGCTTCCCTTGACCTAATCACCTCAG ggagacaTATTCTGGCTCCTGAAGCACTCAAATTGGGAATACTGGACAAAATTGCAAACTCTGATCCAATTGAGGAAGCCATCAACTTGGCCAGAAAAGTTTCAG GTCTCCCGGTAGGCTCTCGGAGACTCAACACAAGGCAGGTTCAGAAACTGCCAAACATGGACATGATTTTCCAGGAAGCCCTCCTCAAGATGAGGAGACAGTACCCAGGGTGTATCTCTCGGGAGACCTGTGTCAGAGCCGTGCAGGCTTCTGTCCAGTACCCCTACgatgaagggaaagagaaagagaaagagatgttCCTTTACCTTTTGAGCACAGGACAAGCAAAAGCCCTGCAGTATGCCTTCTTTGCTGAGAAATCTGTGGGGAAGTGGCTGACCCCCTCTGGGGCATCATGGAAGACCTCCtctccacagtctgtctcctctGCAGCGGTTGTGG GTTTGGGAACAATGGGAAGAGGCATTGTCATCTGTCTGTTGAAGGCCAACATCCCGGTTATCGCCATGGAGCAGAATGAGAAACAGCTGGATCAGGCCAAAAAGGTGATCACCTCCCTCTTAGAACGAGAAGTCTCCAAAAGGAAGAGAAGTGGCCAGGAGTGGAAACCGCCAAGGCTCCAATTCACCACCTCCCTGGATGAGGTAGCAGGTGTGGATTTAGTGATAGAGGCCGTATTTGAGGAAATGGGACTGAAGAAACAGATCTTTGGCAAATTGTCAGCTAAATGCAAGCCTTCAACCTTTCTGTGCACAAATACCTCAGCCCTGGACGTTGATGAGATCGCTTTGTCCACAAGTCATCCTCAGCAGGTCATTGGCACCCACTTCTTTGCCCCTGCTCACCTGATGAATTTATTGGAGGTCATCCCTAGTCGTTATTCATCTCCTACTGCCATTGCCACAGTCATGAGCTTGGCAAAAGCCATGAATAAGGTTGGCGTTGTTGTTGGAAATTGCTTTGGATTTGTTGGCAATCGAATGCTGTATTCTTTCTCTGAACAGAATAATTTCTTAATAGAAGATGGCAGCCAGCCAGCAGAAGTTGATCAAGCTCTGGAAGAATTTGGTTTCAGAATGGGTCCTTTTCGAGTGTCAGATCTGTCTGGATTGGATGTGGGTTGGAATTTACGGAAGAATCGAGGCCTCACAGGACCTGCAATAGCCCCAGGAACACCTATGCGCCAACGTGATGGTAGACGGTATTGTCCAATTCCTGATATTCTGTATGAACATGGAAGATTTGGCCAGAAGACTGGCAAAGGCTGGTATCTGTATGACAAACCAATGGGCAGGATTTCCAAACCAGATCCCTGGCTTTCCAAATTCTTATCTGAGTACCGGCAGAACCACCACATTGAACCACGGGTCATCACGTCAGATGAGATTGTGGAGCGCACAGTGTATTCCCTCATCAATGAAGGCTTTCGTATCTTAGAAGAAGGCATGGCTGCTGGTCCCGAACACATTGATGTAATCTACAATAATGGTTATGGATGGCCAAGGCACAAGGGTGGACCAATGTTCTATGCCTCTGTGGTGGGACTACCCACAATAGTCGAGAAGTTACAGAAATATTACCAGAAGAATCAGGACATCCCCAAGTTGGAACCTTGCAATCTTCTGAAGAAATTGGCCTCCCAGGGGAACCCTCCTCTTCAGGAATGGCAGAGGTTGGGGGGTCTTCACAGCAGCAAACTGTGA